One Micromonas commoda chromosome 5, complete sequence genomic window, TCGTCTCTCCGAAGATCCTGTACCGCCGCTCGTTGTAGGCGATGACCTGGGTGTTACCGCCGGATACGTAGAGGACGACGGGGTCCATGGCGCCGCAAACCACGCGTCCCATCTCTATGTGCCCGACGCAGTGGTTCACCGGGACGATTGGCTTCTTCCAAATCTGCGAGAGCAtccggacgacgaccgcgacggagacgagggGCGCGCCCATTCCCGGGCCTTTAGTGTAACAGAGACAGTCCAGATCCGAGGGAGCGATGCCGGCCTCGTCCAGGGCCTGCTGGACGATGTCGAGGATGACCTGGCGATGGTGCTCGGCGGTCTCGCGCGGCAGGAAGCCGGTGCCGGGGGGGGTGATGTAGGTTTTGCGGGGGTTGCTGAGGATGTCGCCGGTGTGCGACACGACACCGACCGCCACCTTGTTCGCGGAGCCTTCGAAGCCCATCGCGAGCTTAACCCCGGGGGGCTTTACGTAagccttgccgccgccgcccatcgcgcgtgCGTTTGCGAAGGCGAAGCGCGTCAGTGAATGGCACGCGGAAaagccccgccgccgactaACAACAGAGACCGCGGGCCAGTCAGAGTTTCACCGCGCTGGACGGCACCCCGGTTGCTCGGGAGGGCACCCGTGCCGATGATGAGCGTCGGTGCGATGTGGACGATCCAaggcgcgtcgatcgcgcgagcgcgtgtgTTAcatcgcgccgcgatcgcccctGGCGCGCgtttcggcgccgcggcctcgcgacccgcggcatcggctcgcgacgagcgacaGCCCCTCACGCAGCTCGGAGGTTTCGGGGGAGGCGTCGGTTCGGGTGGCGTCGGGaagggcgggggcgggggcggcgatggacgaagggacggtgacggcgacgacggtgcgATGAGGATACCGAAGTGGGGATGggccgcgtgcggcgcgggcctatccgccgcgttcctcgtcccggggacggcgcgcgcccacGGATCGATCGCTAATCGCGCGGAGCCTCGGGGATCGGACATGATGACGTGCTTCCTGTACGGCTTCTCGTGGTTCTACGGCGTGAAGCTCTTTCTCAAGCATCTCTTCTCCCCGTGCGCGCTGTTCCTGGGGAGCATGTGGCTCCTGACGCGAATGGGCGTGCTGCCGGAACGGCTCGGGCCCGAGGCGTACGAAGCGTACGTCAAGCCGTGGATACCAAAGGAGTGGACGGATGCGAAGTTGGAGGTtagcggcgacgcggtgaagaCGTGCGAACGAAAGTTCTGGGCGTCGGTGCACAGGGCGTtgcccgccaccgcgcaccCGACGTGTGAGAAGGTGTTCTTCGCGGGAATCCTGCTCGCGGGGCTGGTGTGACGCGTAAGATCTTAGCTCGCTCGAGTCGCCAGTCAGACGAAAAGAAAAGAAAACCGTTCCGTTACAAACGCGTTCCGTCTCCAAACCGTTCCAATCCGTTCCGTTTACTTGCCCTGGCTGGCGacccacgcggcgagcgtctgCGCGGCGAACCCGGTCGCCCCGCCCTTCTTATCGTCCCACACGGGTCCGGCGATGTCGAGGTGGCCCCACTTGGTCGTGTCCTTCTCGATGAATCGCTTCAAGAAGAGAGCCGCGgtgatggcgccgccgccgcggctgcccgTGTTCTTCATGTCCGCGTACTCGCTCGTCATCCCGCACGACTTCCAGTACGTCTCCTGCATGGGCATGCGCCAGAAGAGCTCCCCGGCCTCCTTGGCGGACGcttcgagctccgcggcgaggtcgtcgtcgggggtgaACACGCCGGCAACCTCGGGGCCGAGGCCCACGATGCAAGCCCCGGTCAGGGTGGCGACATCGACGATGgaggtggcgcccgcggtctTCTCGGCGTACACGAGCGCGTCTGCGAGGGTCAGACGGCCTTCCGCGTCGGTGTTGTTGACCTCGATGGTCTTACCGTTGGACGCGGTGAGGATGTCTCCCGGTCGGAGGCCGCGGCTGCCGATCATGTTCTCGCAGCTCGCGACGATGAAGTGCGCCTCCACGCCCGCCGGGGCCGTCTCCGCGATGATGCGAGCGGCGCCCagcgtggcgcccgcgccgcccatgTCGAATTTCATCATCTCGATCATggacccggcgcccgccTTGATGTTGTAGCCGCCCGAGTCGAACGTGAGTCCcttgccgacgacggcgacggtctttttggcgccctcgcccttgTAGGTCAGGTGGATGAACTTGGGGGGCTCGTcggacgcctcggcgacgccgaggtagCTTCCCATGCCCATCGCCTCGCactcctccttctcgaggaTCTTCACCGAGCAGGTGTCCGGAAACTGAGCGGCGATTTCgttcgcgatcctcgcgagcgccgagggcgtgacgacgttcggcggcgccgcgacgagctgcttcgtgagcgcgacgccggacgccttggccttaccggcggcgatctcgctggcgacgtcgacgccgggctgGGTGAGCACGTGCACGGTCTTGAGTGGCCCGGGCTTGGCGTCGGACTTGAACCGCGAATCCTCGAAGGAACCGAGaaaggcgcccgcggcgatgccctcCGCCTTGCCCCTAAAggcggcttcctcgtcgcccatCCAGTACttgccgacggcgaccgaGGTGCACTTGgacttggccgccgcggcggtcgcttCCTTGCCCAGGGACATCCACGCGTctcccgcgatggcgtcggcctTGCCGAGGCCCACGAGGCCGACGTGCTTGAACGGcaagccggcgacgcgggtgaagacggaggagcccgcggcgcccttgaACTCCTGCTCGTCGCACATGTCCttgacgaccgcggcgaggcccggCGCGTACCCCTCGAGGACCTTATCGTCCGCGGAGAgcttctcggcgtcggcctcgcaCACGGAGAGCACCAGCATCTGGCATCCGTCGGGGAttgcctcggcgccgacgacggagagATCGCCGAAAGGCTGAAGCTGGCCCGGGACGTAGTCtccgccggacgcggcgaaggttcGCGTGGAGGAGCGAACCGGCGTGCGGTGGCGGATagagggacgcgcgcggggtccgatggcgcgcgcgaaaggcaccgagacggacgcgcggggagcggATGGGGGCATCATGGCGGTCGAAGAAAAAGTGAAATCCCGATTGAAGGTggcggtcgtcgacggaaggacgaggacgcgcgcggtgactgGCGCTCCgtgagcggcgcgggtggtgaGGACCGATGCGTTtagggcgacggcggtgacaCGCGACGCGAACCTTAGCATGCGGGTGTGCGCACGTGCTATTGAAGAACGCGCGTCTACTGGCTCTAGGTTAGTCTCTATCCGGTTATCCATCCCCgaaacgacgccgcgctaGCTACGTGGGCACCCGGGGATGACGTGGGGCGTCCTCGACCCGACTCGATACCCTCCGACCCGTCACCGAACAACCTTTCGCGACACGCTCCTCACGGATTCACCTCCACCGTCTCCCACTCGTCGGTCCCGCCCTTGCGCGTGTGATGCCACCGCCGGTTCTTGCGAAGGCTCAGGTGGTCCACCTCGTCCACCCTCATCACCACGAGGCAAAAGTTCTCGAGCACGGCGTTGGGATCGGAgatgagctcctcggggatgtcgaacgcgtccggaTTCTCGTCGTCCAGCCGGGGGAACCCCGGCACCGGCCACGCGAACTGCGCCCTCCCCCCGGGGCTCATCTTGGCCCACGCCTCTTGCCGCTCCTTctgcatcgtcgccgagtcgtgcgcgacgacggtgagGTCGCCGGCGATGCGGAACTGGTCCCTCGTCTCGGGCATGTACCACGCGAACTCACCCGCGGGATTGGCGCGGATCTCCTGCACCTTGCCGCTGCGCAGGTCAGTGACCATGGTGATGTCGGGGGTGTCGCCCAGGAACCCTCGGTACACCACCGTGCGGTTCGCGGGGCGCCCGTCGGGCTTCACCGTCGCCATCTGAAAGTACTTGACGTAGGGCATGTGCTTGCCGTTCTTcttgagcgcggtgagcacagctgtgcgccacgccggggacgtcacGGTGGATGCGGACGTCATGGTCGCGGTGTGAACGAGctgggacgcgacgcgggaaaTGCGGTCCAGGGCGCGCTGCATCGACTGGTTCGCTCGGTCGGCGGGCGGAGCCGGTTTTCGGTTGCCAAACATTGTCAAAAAATTGTTCAGGTTTTCGGCGGTTCGGGAAAAAGGTATCACTCGATGAtggcgcgcgccctcctGGCTCTGGCGCTcctggcgctcctcgcgtgccccgcggacgcgtggaGGTGGAACAATGAGACGTGGGAGATCGAATGGGAGTTCACGCTCGGCCAGACGACGTACAAGTTCCCGATCAAGCGCAAGCCCCGGCCGGTGGGCAGGCCCGAGGAATTCTGCGCAAAGTACTACGGCGTCACGGAGGATTCGCTGTTCGCCAGGCCCCCGCTGAATCAGaggcacggcgacggactccgcgtcgcgcggctcaaCCAGACCCTCACCGGCAGGGGTCAGCACAGGAAGAtcagcgcggaggcggaggttcGATGGGCGGGGAAGTCCATCCCCGAAACCCAGTGCCACGTCGGGTTCGTGTGGCACCTCCCGACGATCGTGTTTGCCGATCGGTACGAGCTGGATCGGGTAATGACCTTTCGACCGggcttcgtcgcgcgcgtgttcGAGGACTGGTACTGGATCGGCGAGAAACACGCGGGCCAGGTGAACGCatccgcgctcgtgctcaCCACGGAGGTGCGCGTCGAACGAGCGGAGGGATCGagcggcgacctcgtcgccgtcgccaaaaTCGAAAAGGTTCCAATCCACAACAGGTATCCCGAACCCGTGGAGACCACCGACGACTGGCTCGGCCGCGCGTACGTCAACGCCACGAttcacccgccgcgggtgatcCTCAGCTGCGGCAGCGCGGTACGCGAGCGTgaggacgccgtcctcggcgcgctcggtggGGAAGTCGAGTGGGAGTGGCTGGAGCTCGACTCGGCGCCGGGCAGCCGCATACATAACGGgtggcgcgtcgccgacggatcGGGAGTTATAGACCCCGCgttgggcgcggacgtcgtcatcTGGACCGCACCCGCGGGGGTTAGATCGCACTACAGGTTCGTCTGGTGGGTGACGATCCTGTCGCAGTACGCGTGCGCGGGCATAATGTGTTACGCGACTCTGAAGGCGCCGTGGCCGAAGAAGACGTTCGTAAAGGGATACTGGAAAAACGCGCCCACGTGCGAAACCTGCGGCAtgccgatgagcgcgacgcaTCCGGGCCGGAAGAAACTGGCGCAGGAACGGGCCGAGCGGGAACgagaggagaaggaggcggaggcgaagaaggaggactGAGCGAGATGTGCTAACTTTTAGCTACCGGGTGGCTATCGTGTATTGTCAAGCGGTTTCCTTTGCGGTTGCCCACGCGTCAAACTCGGATGACCTCGACGCGAAATCAAACTCCGCGGACCGCCTCGCAAAGTCGTCTTCGGGTCCCTCCTCTCCGGGTCTCTCCAGCGCGGAGACGGTCGCTTCGTGTTcttccatcgccgccgcctcgacgacccgcgcgatgcaATCCgccacgaacgccgcgatcTCCCCCTTTCGCGCCTCGACCCGCCGCTCGTGCCCTTTCCTCGCCTGAAAACCGCGAAACCGCGATTGCACCGTCGTCGCAGCTTCCACGGTCTCGCGGCGCATCTCTCGAAACTCCTTCCGCGCCTTGTGCCCGCGGTACTTGGTCTGCAGCTTAACCGCCGCGCTGTACCGCTCCCCTCGCGCCTTTGCGACGTCCTTACGAACCACGTGCCCCCTGAACGTCGCCTGCACCGAagtcgccgcgcgttccatCCGCGTAAACTCTTCGTACTCCTCGACGATGATCTCCTCGCAgagcctcctcgccgcttTCCTGCCCAGCACGCCGCGTATACGTTTCTGTATGatggtcgccgcgacgtggagctcgtcgagcagcCCCGGGTTATCCAGCGGTGGGTCCAGGGGCATCGCCCCGTCCTTGGCCATGTAGTGCATCTGGTGTTGGACGATTCTCTTAAACGCGAGGActcgggtcgcggcggcggcggcggcttcacCCTTTATtcgcgcgtccctctcctTGATCAGCCGCCGCTCCAGCATGGCGTTCACCGCCAAGGCCTCGcggaccccggcggcggcgcgcgcggcgagatcgtTCGCTTCCTCCGTCCGCTTGCCAGCCCTTTTGGCCGCATCCGCGACGTCATCCTCCAACTCCTTCttggcgacgttcgcgccttccctcgcgagccttcgcacctgctcgacgcgctcagcCTCTCTCGTTTTCGCAAACTCGAGAACCTCGGCGAGTTCCTTCTTggtccgcgcgccgtcctcgagcgcctcggcgagcgactccttcgccttgcgaagctcctcctcgaggtgTTTCGTGGAGCGCAGATCCATCGGGACACCCTCCGCCTTTTTGCgcatgcgcgccgcgccgagctccttcatcgccgccttgaggTCTCCCTCGAGCCGCACGTTGCGCTTGATGAGGTCATCGCACTTTTGGCGGAGGTCCTCCAGCgacagcgcgtcgtcgggtcgcgcgttctcgtcgccgaAAGAGTGCACCGAGGTGggcacgagctcgtcggcgtcgtcgaaggatctgggcgccgcggggtccggTCGCGTGGCCCGCGCGGTGGGaccgggacgcgcgggcgataccctccgcccgcgcgctcgggcctcgcgcccgtcggtcTCGTCTCCGcttccgtcgtcgtccaccgcgggcggcggtggccgcgcgtccagcgcgcccACCAGCACCCCGAGCACATTCTTCGCGAGGAGCAACGCCGGCCTGGTCTGCTCGCCGCTCACGTCGCGCTCTTCGACcgcgtggaggaggcgcccgaGGGCCCGCGCATCGCCCTCGGAGAGAGCCTCATCGGCCTTGTGAAGCAGAAACGCgggggtgagcgccgcgaagctcgaCATGACGGTGGCGAGGCGCGCTACGCGACAACGAGGGGCCCCCCGTGACGCCTGACGCCAAAACGTTCCCCCCGAGAAAATGAAACGCCCGCTCGATTGATTCACGCGTCAAAGGTAAatggagctcgcgcgtcACAGATGATCGCctcacgcgtcgtcgtgcttGACGCCAATTCTCGGAATTTAGGCCGGATTGTGACTGCATCACGTACGAAAAGGCTGATTCGTGAATATTTCGGACATATTCCAAAGGAAAGCGGTAACACCCTTTTCACCatccgaggcggcgcacccGGCGCGCATCGGAGAACCCTCGAACTCGCTCGAGAGGTTCAGACGCGGTTGCCGAGCCGAGAGAAAACTCGCGACCGGTGCGTTCGCCCCGGGCgtgacgcgcgacgcccaccgCGGTCAGGGTCGACCCCGCGGAAAGCAGCGGAAGAGAGATTCTCCAAAAAGCACACGGGAAAGTGACACACGCGACTGGCAAGATGGGGGGCGTCGggaccaccgcgggcgccgccccgacggGTACGGCGGTGCTCGTCATGGCTCTACTAGTCACTGTGACCAGCagcagcctcgcgctcaccaTGGCGTACCTGTTCCGCAGCGGATACCCGTACCAGAGCacggtgctcgccgcgcagcagctGGTCTGCACCGGGTTCGGCGTGGTGGCCATGCAGCTCATGCCCGAAGAGCGCGCGAAGCTGAGGATCTCGCGGAGCAACTACCTCACCATGCTTCTGCCGTTCACGATCGTGCTCAGCGCCAAGCTTTTCCTGCAGAACAAGGCTGTGCAGTACGTGTCGCCGGCCTTCTACGCCATGACCGGGCAGCTGCTGCCGGTGGGCGTCACCATCGCGGGATTCCTGACGGGCTCGCAGCGGTTCAAATGGTCCACcgtgtgcgccgcggcggtggtatCCGTGGGCGGCATGCTCATCAAGGCTGGCCAAATGGAGCTCTCGCCGTTCGGTTTCATCCTCACCATGTCGTCTTTGGGCTTGGACGTCGTGAGGCTGCTGTTGATGCAGTACCTGCTGCAGCCGCTGAAGCTCACGGGCATCGGGATGATGCTGCTCTCGGCGCCGCAGCAGTGCATCCTCTTCTGCGTCAACGGCGTGTTCACCGATGTCGGCGCCATCGCACGGCGCATGCAGCTCACCGAGGACGAAGGAGGGTTCGGTCCCGAATTTCTGCCCATCGTGGCGACGGTTTGCGCGCTGGCGGTGGGCGTGGTCCTGTTCAACCTCTTCTTCGTCAAGATGACCAGCGCCATCATCAGCGCCATCTGCACACCTTTCAAGGATCTGTGCACGATCATCATGTCGGACTTGTTCGTGGATCCGAGGACggagacgccgagggcgatggCGGGGTTCGGGCTGGCGTGCACCGCGTCTTTCGTGTACAACGTCCACGACATCTACGCGAGGAgaaaggagaaggagcgggaggaggaggagaagaagccgctgctggaggaggagggccGGGCCGGGGGgagaggcggcggggatgcggACGCGGAAGGCGGGGctggggacgacgcggccggtgaacgcggcgagggtgactGGACCTATACGGATGCGTACAAGGTCGGTTTCACCtgctgcggcgcgggcgtcgtcgtctacTCCGCCGCGTTATGCTGGCAACTCCACCACCTGTGATATTCTTTCGGGATCGTCCCTCTCAATTCTTTCTCGGACTGTGTGTGTATCTACGCATCTTTTCGTACCTCATTCATTAGCTGGTTTAATTCATCAAGAGCGATAGGCTATAAAACTCAGttggccgtcgtcgtcgtcgtcgtcgccgcctccgcctcgcgcctctcCTGCGCCTCCTTGGCCCGGGCCACGGACTCCTCGTGCTCGAGCTTTTGAATCCTCAGATCCGCTCGCTCCGCGAAAAGCCTCGCCTTCAtctcctcgatcgcctcccgTTCCCTCGTCAGACCAATCTCGAGATCCTCAAAGCTGCGCATCTTCGCCTCAATCTTCTTCAtctgcgcctccgcgatggaGATGATCAGCCGCTGGACCTCcctctcctcggcgtcggccaggAGCTtggcgcgaaccgccgccgccgccagcccagtcgccgccgcctccctaGCCCCGGCGTCCGTCACGgggacgtccgccgcggtcctctcgcccccgcccccgccgccgccgccgccgccgtccacgtccatcgcgtccatcg contains:
- a CDS encoding predicted protein — translated: MDNRIETNLEPVDARSSIARAHTRMLRFASRVTAVALNASVLTTRAAHGAPVTARVLVLPSTTATFNRDFTFSSTAMMPPSAPRASVSVPFARAIGPRARPSIRHRTPVRSSTRTFAASGGDYVPGQLQPFGDLSVVGAEAIPDGCQMLVLSVCEADAEKLSADDKVLEGYAPGLAAVVKDMCDEQEFKGAAGSSVFTRVAGLPFKHVGLVGLGKADAIAGDAWMSLGKEATAAAAKSKCTSVAVGKYWMGDEEAAFRGKAEGIAAGAFLGSFEDSRFKSDAKPGPLKTVHVLTQPGVDVASEIAAGKAKASGVALTKQLVAAPPNVVTPSALARIANEIAAQFPDTCSVKILEKEECEAMGMGSYLGVAEASDEPPKFIHLTYKGEGAKKTVAVVGKGLTFDSGGYNIKAGAGSMIEMMKFDMGGAGATLGAARIIAETAPAGVEAHFIVASCENMIGSRGLRPGDILTASNGKTIEVNNTDAEGRLTLADALVYAEKTAGATSIVDVATLTGACIVGLGPEVAGVFTPDDDLAAELEASAKEAGELFWRMPMQETYWKSCGMTSEYADMKNTGSRGGGAITAALFLKRFIEKDTTKWGHLDIAGPVWDDKKGGATGFAAQTLAAWVASQGK
- a CDS encoding predicted protein — its product is MRIPKWGWAACGAGLSAAFLVPGTARAHGSIANRAEPRGSDMMTCFLYGFSWFYGVKLFLKHLFSPCALFLGSMWLLTRMGVLPERLGPEAYEAYVKPWIPKEWTDAKLEVSGDAVKTCERKFWASVHRALPATAHPTCEKVFFAGILLAGLV
- a CDS encoding predicted protein → MARALLALALLALLACPADAWRWNNETWEIEWEFTLGQTTYKFPIKRKPRPVGRPEEFCAKYYGVTEDSLFARPPLNQRHGDGLRVARLNQTLTGRGQHRKISAEAEVRWAGKSIPETQCHVGFVWHLPTIVFADRYELDRVMTFRPGFVARVFEDWYWIGEKHAGQVNASALVLTTEVRVERAEGSSGDLVAVAKIEKVPIHNRYPEPVETTDDWLGRAYVNATIHPPRVILSCGSAVREREDAVLGALGGEVEWEWLELDSAPGSRIHNGWRVADGSGVIDPALGADVVIWTAPAGVRSHYRFVWWVTILSQYARRGRRRRS
- a CDS encoding predicted protein, which codes for MPYVKYFQMATVKPDGRPANRTVVYRGFLGDTPDITMVTDLRSGKVQEIRANPAGEFAWYMPETRDQFRIAGDLTVVAHDSATMQKERQEAWAKMSPGGRAQFAWPVPGFPRLDDENPDAFDIPEELISDPNAVLENFCLVVMRVDEVDHLSLRKNRRWHHTRKGGTDEWETVEVNP
- a CDS encoding Drug/Metabolite transporter superfamily (phosphate:phosphoenolpyruvate translocator) translates to MGGVGTTAGAAPTGTAVLVMALLVTVTSSSLALTMAYLFRSGYPYQSTVLAAQQLVCTGFGVVAMQLMPEERAKLRISRSNYLTMLLPFTIVLSAKLFLQNKAVQYVSPAFYAMTGQLLPVGVTIAGFLTGSQRFKWSTVCAAAVVSVGGMLIKAGQMELSPFGFILTMSSLGLDVVRLLLMQYLLQPLKLTGIGMMLLSAPQQCILFCVNGVFTDVGAIARRMQLTEDEGGFGPEFLPIVATVCALAVGVVLFNLFFVKMTSAIISAICTPFKDLCTIIMSDLFVDPRTETPRAMAGFGLACTASFVYNVHDIYARRKEKEREEEEKKPLLEEEGRAGGRGGGDADAEGGAGDDAAGERGEGDWTYTDAYKVGFTCCGAGVVVYSAALCWQLHHL